In Ruminococcaceae bacterium BL-6, a genomic segment contains:
- the cdd gene encoding cytidine/deoxycytidine deaminase (Evidence 2a : Function from experimental evidences in other organisms; PubMedId : 2526291, 8157589, 10217788, 11851403, 22720735, 25890046; Product type e : enzyme), which translates to MHTDEKALFGRALEARKRSYSPYSGFSVGAALLTESGKVYTGCNIECASYPATNCAERTAFWKAVSEGERAFSAIAVAGGKTGEPAAELCPPCGICRQVMAEFCGPDFRIVLGAEAGEIRVFTLGQLLPQAFGPGMLQGGNHRENV; encoded by the coding sequence ATGCATACGGATGAAAAGGCCCTGTTCGGGCGCGCGCTGGAAGCCAGAAAACGCTCCTACTCGCCTTATTCCGGGTTTTCGGTGGGGGCGGCGCTGCTCACGGAGTCCGGGAAAGTTTATACGGGCTGTAATATCGAGTGCGCTTCATACCCCGCGACAAACTGTGCGGAGCGCACGGCGTTCTGGAAAGCCGTCAGCGAGGGCGAGCGGGCTTTTTCCGCCATCGCGGTGGCGGGCGGAAAAACGGGAGAGCCCGCCGCGGAGCTCTGCCCGCCGTGCGGGATATGCCGCCAGGTGATGGCGGAATTCTGCGGCCCCGATTTCCGGATCGTTCTCGGCGCGGAAGCCGGGGAAATCCGGGTATTCACGCTCGGGCAGCTCCTGCCGCAGGCGTTCGGCCCGGGGATGCTTCAGGGAGGAAATCATCGTGAGAATGTATGA
- a CDS encoding Lipolytic enzyme, G-D-S-L — MTDFPRIKRIVCFGDSNTHGYNAENGGRFGESIRWPCVLQKLLGAGYRVVEEGMNGRTAAFEDPEFEGRRGMDYIVPCMMSHKPVSLLIVMLGTNDLNPAFGAHPKTIAEGVGLLLQKALPLPAWDEKPNSLLISPPVIRGPGGDALFGPGAKMGERSRMLAGYYRKVAEKLPCAFLDAGAMEVHPLDGTHLTPAGHRALAGLLAPKVRALTGEGPQNR, encoded by the coding sequence ATGACTGATTTTCCCCGCATCAAAAGGATCGTCTGCTTCGGCGACTCCAACACCCACGGCTACAACGCGGAAAACGGCGGCCGCTTCGGCGAAAGCATCCGCTGGCCCTGCGTGCTTCAAAAGCTGCTCGGCGCGGGCTACCGCGTGGTGGAAGAGGGGATGAACGGGCGGACCGCCGCCTTTGAGGACCCTGAGTTCGAGGGCAGGCGCGGCATGGATTACATCGTGCCGTGCATGATGTCGCACAAGCCGGTCTCGCTTCTGATCGTCATGCTCGGCACGAACGACCTGAACCCGGCATTCGGCGCGCATCCCAAAACCATCGCGGAGGGCGTCGGCCTGCTGCTTCAAAAGGCCCTTCCTCTGCCGGCGTGGGACGAAAAGCCGAACAGCCTGCTGATCTCCCCGCCCGTGATCCGGGGTCCCGGAGGAGACGCCCTCTTCGGCCCCGGCGCAAAGATGGGCGAGCGGTCGCGCATGCTCGCCGGATACTACCGGAAGGTGGCGGAAAAGCTGCCCTGCGCGTTCCTGGACGCCGGCGCGATGGAGGTGCACCCGCTGGACGGCACCCACCTGACCCCGGCTGGCCACCGGGCGCTCGCCGGGCTGCTGGCCCCGAAGGTGCGCGCCCTGACGGGGGAAGGCCCGCAAAACAGATAA
- a CDS encoding HTH-type transcriptional regulator Cphy_2742, protein MNIYDIAERSGVSIATVSRVLNGSPSVSPATREKVLSVMRREEYVPNAFARGLGLNTMHFIGILCTDVSDTFYAKAVSLVEGLLRRKGFDALLCCTGNSLDDKKKYLELLLEKRVDAVILIGSAFKESMDNSHIENAARRVPVIIINGMVELPNTYCVCCDEKSAVSDNVSLLHQKGCRRILYLYDALTYSGCQKIEGYREGLRRCGLPGDDALLVQTEKSIPETAELVSSLLKKGTAFDAVAASEDLIAVGALKALSKAGLALPVIGFNNSILAQCCTPSLTSVDNMLETLCPTAVNILTQILNHKSVPQKMSVSARLVERETFQITKTEESK, encoded by the coding sequence GTGAACATTTACGATATCGCCGAACGAAGCGGGGTCTCCATCGCGACCGTTTCGCGCGTCCTGAACGGCAGCCCCAGCGTCAGCCCGGCCACCCGGGAGAAGGTGCTCTCGGTGATGCGGCGGGAGGAATATGTGCCGAACGCGTTCGCGCGCGGCCTCGGCCTGAACACGATGCATTTCATCGGGATCCTGTGCACGGATGTGTCGGACACCTTTTACGCGAAGGCCGTGTCCCTGGTGGAGGGCCTGCTGCGCCGAAAAGGCTTCGACGCGCTTCTGTGCTGCACGGGGAACAGCCTGGATGACAAGAAAAAATATCTCGAGCTTCTGCTGGAAAAGCGCGTGGACGCCGTGATCCTGATCGGCTCCGCGTTCAAGGAGAGCATGGACAACTCCCACATCGAAAACGCCGCCCGCAGGGTGCCGGTCATCATCATCAACGGCATGGTGGAACTGCCGAACACCTACTGCGTCTGCTGCGACGAAAAATCCGCCGTTTCGGACAACGTATCCCTGCTGCACCAGAAGGGATGCCGGCGCATCCTTTACCTGTACGACGCGCTGACCTACAGCGGCTGCCAGAAAATCGAAGGCTACCGCGAGGGGCTGCGGCGGTGCGGCCTTCCCGGGGACGACGCCCTTCTCGTGCAGACGGAAAAATCCATCCCGGAAACGGCGGAACTGGTCTCTTCGCTCCTGAAAAAAGGGACGGCGTTCGACGCGGTTGCGGCTTCCGAGGACCTGATCGCCGTGGGCGCGCTCAAGGCGCTTTCCAAAGCGGGTCTCGCCCTTCCGGTGATCGGCTTCAACAACTCGATCCTGGCGCAGTGCTGCACCCCCTCGCTCACGTCGGTGGACAATATGCTCGAAACGCTCTGCCCCACCGCCGTGAATATCCTGACCCAGATCCTGAACCATAAAAGCGTTCCTCAGAAAATGTCCGTTTCCGCCAGGCTGGTGGAACGGGAAACCTTTCAAATCACCAAAACGGAGGAGTCAAAATGA
- the deoD gene encoding purine nucleoside phosphorylase (Evidence 2a : Function from experimental evidences in other organisms; PubMedId : 12571059, 16511068, 21279421, 21424839; Product type e : enzyme), whose translation MTPTPHNAAKEGEIARTVLMPGDPLRAKFIAEHYLKDAVCFNTVRNMLGFTGTYQGKPVSVMGGGMGMPSVGIYTYELYHFYGVENIIRIGSAGAVADRVKLRDIVIGMGACTDSNYAAQFGLPGTFAPVADYDLLRKAADCARQKGIAPVVGNILSADAFYDDRQDSLARWKKMGVLAVEMEAAALYMNAARAGKRALCILTVSDCPFTGESLPAGERETSFTQMMEIALGLV comes from the coding sequence ATGACGCCTACGCCTCACAACGCCGCGAAGGAAGGGGAGATCGCCCGCACGGTCCTGATGCCGGGGGACCCGCTGCGCGCGAAATTCATCGCGGAGCACTATCTGAAGGACGCGGTGTGCTTCAATACGGTCCGCAACATGCTCGGCTTTACGGGGACCTATCAGGGAAAGCCGGTCTCCGTCATGGGGGGCGGCATGGGGATGCCTTCCGTCGGAATCTACACCTATGAGCTGTACCATTTTTACGGGGTGGAAAACATCATCCGGATCGGTTCCGCCGGGGCCGTGGCCGACCGCGTGAAGCTGCGCGACATCGTCATCGGCATGGGCGCCTGCACCGATTCCAATTATGCGGCGCAGTTTGGCCTGCCCGGGACGTTCGCACCCGTCGCGGATTATGATCTGCTCCGCAAAGCCGCCGACTGCGCGCGGCAAAAGGGGATCGCCCCCGTTGTGGGAAACATCCTTTCCGCCGACGCCTTCTACGACGACCGGCAGGATTCCCTCGCGCGCTGGAAAAAGATGGGCGTTCTCGCGGTGGAGATGGAAGCCGCCGCCCTTTACATGAACGCGGCGCGCGCCGGGAAGCGCGCCCTGTGCATCCTCACCGTCTCGGACTGCCCGTTCACCGGGGAATCCCTGCCGGCCGGGGAGCGCGAGACGTCGTTTACCCAAATGATGGAGATCGCTTTGGGGCTTGTGTAA
- the uxaB gene encoding Altronate oxidoreductase, with protein sequence MKKIQEVYQRKPRPIRVVQFGEGNFLRAFVDYFVDAANEKGVFDGDVAIVKPIAFGTLDRFHRQDNLYTVSLRGRMNGEPYVENRAVTCVQKAVDPYTEYRQYRELARLDSLQFVVSNTTEAGIVYDETDRFELTPPNTYPGKLTKFLYERFRAFRGEPGHGLIILPVELIENNGGKLYGCVTKLISLWKLGDGFAEWVRNECVFCSTLVDRIVSGYPKGEAEKIWEQLGYRDELLDTGEPFGLWVIESSRDISGKLPFDKLGKPDMNVIFTDDQKPYRERKVRILNGAHTSCVLAAYLAGKDIVRDAMHDTLCRTLMERTVFEEIVPTVHLPREQAEAFANSVLERFDNPFVDHRILSIALNSVSKWKTRVLPTFRDQYAKNQVPPKYLTFSFAALMAFYTADHREDGMLAGRRGNETYPVKDDEPVMEFFLENSGKPVPEYVSALASRADFWGEDLTKYRGFEEMVRADLEEIRADGMTAALEKLLR encoded by the coding sequence TTGAAAAAGATACAAGAGGTTTATCAGAGAAAACCCCGCCCGATCAGGGTCGTTCAGTTCGGGGAAGGAAATTTTCTGAGGGCGTTCGTCGATTACTTTGTCGACGCCGCCAATGAAAAGGGCGTTTTCGACGGCGACGTCGCGATCGTGAAGCCGATCGCCTTTGGAACGCTCGACCGCTTTCACCGGCAGGACAACCTTTATACCGTGTCCCTGCGCGGCCGGATGAACGGCGAGCCTTATGTGGAGAACCGAGCGGTCACCTGCGTTCAGAAAGCGGTGGACCCCTACACCGAATACAGGCAGTATCGGGAGCTCGCCCGGCTGGATTCGCTTCAGTTCGTCGTTTCCAACACCACGGAGGCCGGCATCGTCTATGACGAGACCGACCGGTTCGAGCTGACCCCGCCCAACACCTACCCCGGCAAGCTGACCAAATTCCTGTACGAGCGCTTTCGGGCGTTCCGGGGGGAGCCCGGCCATGGGCTGATCATCCTGCCGGTGGAGCTGATCGAAAACAACGGCGGAAAGCTGTACGGCTGCGTTACGAAGCTGATCTCCCTGTGGAAGCTGGGGGACGGGTTCGCGGAGTGGGTCAGAAACGAGTGCGTGTTCTGCAGCACGCTCGTCGACCGCATCGTCAGCGGATACCCGAAGGGGGAGGCCGAAAAGATCTGGGAGCAGCTCGGCTATCGGGATGAGCTGCTGGACACGGGCGAGCCGTTCGGCCTTTGGGTCATCGAAAGCAGCCGGGATATTTCCGGGAAGCTTCCGTTTGACAAACTCGGCAAGCCGGACATGAACGTGATCTTCACAGACGATCAGAAGCCCTACCGCGAGAGGAAGGTGCGCATCCTCAACGGCGCGCACACCTCCTGCGTGCTGGCGGCATACCTGGCGGGCAAAGACATCGTGCGCGACGCGATGCACGACACGCTGTGCCGCACCCTGATGGAAAGAACCGTGTTCGAAGAGATCGTCCCCACGGTGCATCTGCCCCGGGAGCAAGCGGAAGCTTTCGCAAATTCGGTGCTGGAGCGGTTCGACAACCCGTTCGTCGACCACCGGATCCTTTCCATCGCCCTCAATTCCGTTTCCAAGTGGAAAACGAGGGTCCTTCCCACGTTCCGGGACCAGTACGCGAAAAACCAGGTCCCGCCGAAGTACCTCACGTTTTCCTTTGCGGCGCTGATGGCATTTTACACCGCCGACCACAGGGAGGACGGAATGCTGGCGGGCCGCCGCGGAAACGAGACTTATCCTGTCAAGGACGACGAGCCTGTCATGGAGTTCTTCCTGGAAAACAGCGGAAAGCCGGTTCCCGAGTATGTCTCCGCGCTGGCTTCCAGGGCCGATTTCTGGGGCGAGGATCTGACGAAATACCGCGGCTTTGAAGAGATGGTCCGCGCAGACCTGGAAGAGATCCGGGCAGACGGCATGACCGCGGCGCTGGAAAAGCTGTTAAGATGA
- a CDS encoding protein of unknown function (Evidence 5 : Unknown function): MQEREHKQSGGLFMRGTLLYGLLNIPVSFDTMSTAPARKGRRAFCVNFPTRF, from the coding sequence ATGCAGGAAAGGGAGCATAAACAGTCCGGTGGACTGTTTATGCGCGGTACTCTTTTATACGGCCTGTTGAATATCCCTGTTTCTTTTGACACTATGAGCACGGCGCCCGCCCGAAAGGGGCGCCGTGCTTTTTGCGTGAATTTTCCGACTCGTTTTTGA
- the bioD gene encoding ATP-dependent dethiobiotin synthetase BioD — MSKNLFITGTDTDVGKTYITGLMIKKMIRTGYDTTYFKAAASGNERDSGGRLVCGDAKLVQELSGLRDDLSELVPYVYEIAVSPHLASRIEGNPVDMRIVKRDYSRLAAKHAYITMEGSGGILCPIIFNERELWLEDIIKAFRMNSVIVADAGLGTINHTVLTSEYMKQKGLPVKGIILNHFHPGDEMEEDNARMIEHRSGVPILCRVKDGDTDLDIDGNLLASLYN, encoded by the coding sequence ATGAGTAAAAATCTTTTTATTACCGGAACGGATACAGATGTAGGCAAAACATATATCACCGGGCTGATGATAAAGAAAATGATCCGTACCGGTTACGATACCACCTATTTTAAGGCCGCCGCCTCCGGCAATGAAAGGGATTCCGGCGGCCGTCTAGTTTGCGGCGATGCCAAGCTGGTCCAAGAACTTTCCGGATTAAGAGATGACCTTTCGGAACTTGTCCCATATGTTTATGAAATTGCGGTTTCCCCGCATTTGGCTTCCCGCATAGAAGGAAATCCGGTGGATATGCGGATTGTAAAACGAGATTACAGCCGCCTTGCCGCGAAACACGCCTATATTACCATGGAAGGAAGCGGCGGTATCCTCTGCCCCATTATTTTTAATGAGCGGGAGCTGTGGCTGGAAGATATCATTAAAGCATTCCGCATGAACAGTGTGATTGTGGCTGATGCGGGGCTTGGCACCATCAATCACACGGTCCTCACATCAGAATATATGAAGCAGAAAGGTCTGCCAGTAAAAGGAATTATCCTGAACCATTTTCATCCCGGCGACGAAATGGAAGAAGACAACGCCAGGATGATCGAGCATCGTTCCGGCGTTCCGATCCTTTGCCGCGTGAAAGACGGGGACACGGACCTCGATATTGACGGGAACCTGCTCGCTTCCCTTTACAACTGA
- the uxaC gene encoding uronate isomerase (Evidence 2a : Function from experimental evidences in other organisms; PubMedId : 13794771, 4594308; Product type e : enzyme) — translation MKKFMDEDFLLSNETAKKLYFNHAAKMPIIDYHCHINPAEIAQNRKFDNITQVWLGGDHYKWRLIRSCGVDEKYITGNESTDCEKFQAFAESLPKAVGNPLYHWTHLELKRYFGYDGILNSETAEEVWNLCNEKLRHDDMSVRGLIDRSNVRAIATTDDPADSLEWHKKIKEDSSFRVKVVPAWRPDRIMNIEKPGFAEYTKKLEQASGVSIHGIDDVRDALNARLDFFDGMGCRASDHGLDSVMYAPATDGELDAILKKGLAGNPLTGGEIEKYKYAVLLFLGRQYAKRGWVMEIHYGALRGVNSRMLRRLGPDTGYDGIATRFCAEGIVRFLNELDRTGELPKTILYPLNANDNDVVNAAAGCFSGTTPGKVQAGAAWWFNDTKAGMIEQMTSFANIGVLGTFAGMLTDSRSFLSYARHEYFRRILCDLIGTWVENGEYPDDEKALGQIVEDISFNNTNRFFGFGC, via the coding sequence ATGAAAAAGTTTATGGACGAGGACTTTCTGCTTTCCAATGAAACGGCGAAAAAGCTGTATTTCAACCACGCCGCGAAAATGCCGATCATCGACTACCACTGCCACATCAACCCGGCGGAAATCGCGCAGAACCGCAAGTTCGACAACATCACCCAGGTATGGCTCGGCGGCGACCATTATAAATGGCGCCTGATCCGCAGCTGCGGCGTCGACGAAAAATACATCACCGGAAACGAAAGCACCGACTGCGAAAAATTCCAGGCGTTCGCGGAATCCCTGCCGAAGGCGGTCGGGAACCCGCTGTATCACTGGACGCACCTGGAGCTGAAGCGGTATTTCGGCTACGACGGCATCCTGAACAGTGAGACCGCCGAGGAAGTTTGGAACCTGTGCAACGAAAAGCTGCGGCACGACGACATGAGCGTGCGCGGCCTGATCGACCGCTCCAACGTCAGGGCGATCGCGACCACGGACGACCCGGCGGACTCGCTCGAGTGGCATAAAAAAATCAAAGAAGATTCGTCCTTCCGGGTGAAAGTCGTTCCGGCGTGGCGGCCCGACAGGATCATGAACATCGAAAAGCCCGGCTTTGCGGAATACACAAAGAAGCTGGAGCAGGCGAGCGGCGTTTCCATCCACGGGATCGACGACGTGAGGGACGCCCTGAACGCGCGCCTGGACTTTTTCGACGGCATGGGCTGCCGCGCTTCGGATCACGGGCTGGATTCCGTCATGTACGCCCCCGCGACGGACGGCGAGCTGGACGCGATCCTGAAAAAGGGCCTTGCCGGAAATCCGCTGACCGGCGGGGAGATCGAAAAGTACAAATACGCCGTCCTGCTGTTCCTGGGAAGGCAGTACGCAAAGCGCGGCTGGGTCATGGAAATCCATTACGGCGCGCTGCGCGGCGTCAACAGCCGCATGCTCCGCAGACTCGGCCCGGACACCGGATACGACGGCATCGCCACCCGCTTCTGCGCGGAAGGCATCGTCCGCTTCCTCAACGAGCTGGACCGTACCGGCGAGCTGCCCAAAACGATCCTCTACCCGCTCAACGCGAACGACAACGACGTCGTCAACGCCGCGGCCGGCTGCTTTTCGGGAACCACCCCGGGGAAGGTGCAGGCGGGCGCGGCCTGGTGGTTCAACGACACCAAGGCCGGAATGATCGAACAGATGACCTCGTTTGCCAACATCGGCGTGCTCGGCACGTTCGCCGGGATGCTCACCGATTCCAGAAGCTTTCTGTCGTACGCGCGGCACGAATATTTCCGCCGCATCCTGTGCGACCTGATCGGCACGTGGGTGGAAAACGGCGAATATCCGGATGACGAAAAGGCGCTGGGGCAGATCGTCGAGGACATTTCCTTCAACAACACGAACCGCTTCTTCGGATTCGGGTGCTGA
- the uxaA gene encoding altronate dehydratase (Evidence 2a : Function from experimental evidences in other organisms; PubMedId : 9579062, 9882655; Product type e : enzyme), translating to MKKIYRIHPSDNVAVALTRLRTGEPLPEGGPRFAALEEIPAGHKIALRDISKGEAVVKYGFPIGTASQDIPKGGWVHTHNVVTRLGGLLEYTYRPDFRELPKRKPATFSGYRRSDGRVGIRNEVWIIPTVGCVNAVAKRIEDESQRFLTPQLDGIFSYSHPYGCSQLSQDLRNTQLALAGLIRHPNAGAALVLGLGCENNTMEEMKKVLGDYDRDRIRFLVCQEHEDEVGDAVAAVRELCGIASRFRREECSAADLVVGLKCGGSDGFSGITANPLVGAFSDLLVSQGGTTILTEVPEMFGAETLLMNRCRDRGTFEKTVALINDFKKYFIRYGEKIDSNPSPGNKAGGITTLEDKSLGCVQKGGAAVVADVLSYGSPAVRKGLNLLQGPGNDLVAATATAISGAQLVLFTTGRGTPFACPVPTVKISSNTALSRKKPGWIDFDAGRLLEGRPMETVAQEFFDFVLSVASGTAHTKSESFDKRELPIFKDGVTL from the coding sequence ATGAAAAAGATCTATCGGATTCATCCGTCGGACAACGTGGCTGTCGCGCTGACACGGCTTCGCACCGGGGAGCCCCTGCCGGAGGGCGGGCCTCGGTTCGCCGCGCTGGAGGAGATCCCCGCCGGCCACAAGATCGCGCTGCGCGACATTTCGAAAGGGGAAGCCGTCGTCAAATACGGGTTTCCCATCGGCACCGCATCCCAAGATATCCCAAAGGGCGGGTGGGTGCATACGCACAACGTCGTGACCCGGCTCGGGGGCCTGCTGGAATACACGTACCGGCCCGATTTCCGGGAGCTCCCGAAACGGAAGCCCGCGACGTTTTCGGGCTACCGCAGAAGCGACGGCAGGGTCGGCATCCGCAACGAGGTCTGGATTATCCCGACCGTAGGATGCGTCAACGCCGTCGCGAAGCGGATCGAGGATGAATCTCAGCGGTTCCTGACGCCGCAGCTGGACGGAATCTTCTCGTACAGCCACCCCTACGGCTGCTCCCAGCTTTCGCAGGATCTGCGCAACACCCAGCTTGCGCTGGCCGGCCTGATCCGCCACCCGAACGCGGGCGCGGCTCTGGTGCTCGGCTTGGGGTGCGAAAACAATACGATGGAGGAAATGAAGAAGGTCCTGGGCGATTACGACCGCGACCGCATCCGGTTCCTGGTGTGCCAGGAGCACGAGGATGAAGTCGGCGACGCCGTCGCGGCCGTGCGGGAGCTGTGCGGGATCGCCTCCCGTTTCCGGCGCGAGGAATGCAGCGCCGCCGACCTGGTGGTCGGCCTGAAATGCGGCGGCTCCGACGGGTTTTCCGGCATCACCGCGAATCCGCTGGTCGGCGCGTTTTCCGATCTGCTCGTGTCGCAGGGCGGCACCACCATCCTCACCGAGGTGCCGGAGATGTTCGGCGCGGAAACCCTGCTGATGAACCGATGCAGGGACAGGGGGACGTTTGAAAAAACCGTCGCCCTCATCAACGATTTCAAGAAGTATTTCATACGTTACGGCGAAAAAATCGACTCTAACCCGTCGCCCGGGAACAAGGCGGGCGGGATCACCACGCTGGAGGACAAGTCCCTCGGGTGCGTCCAGAAGGGCGGCGCCGCCGTGGTCGCCGACGTGCTGAGCTACGGCAGCCCGGCGGTGCGAAAGGGCCTGAACCTGCTTCAGGGCCCGGGGAACGACCTGGTCGCGGCCACGGCCACGGCGATTTCCGGCGCGCAGCTCGTCCTGTTCACCACCGGGCGAGGCACGCCGTTCGCCTGCCCCGTGCCCACCGTGAAAATCTCCAGCAACACGGCGCTGAGCAGAAAGAAGCCGGGCTGGATCGACTTCGACGCCGGCCGGCTTCTGGAGGGAAGGCCGATGGAAACAGTCGCGCAGGAATTCTTCGATTTCGTCCTTTCCGTCGCATCCGGAACCGCGCATACCAAGTCGGAGTCGTTCGATAAGCGCGAGCTGCCGATTTTCAAGGATGGCGTGACCCTGTAA
- a CDS encoding Adenosylmethionine-8-amino-7-oxononanoate aminotransferase, translating to MIWYPYEQMKTMKPPIKVENAKGVYLYTKDQKLIDSVSSWWSVIHGYSHPVLNEAIKSQVDKFSHVMLGGLTHEPVLKLSQKLQEWLPGGLDYCFFSDSGSVAVEVALKMAIQFNSNRESDRKAVLALDKNWKRSERELAGGKRNTILALNHAYHGDTFMAMKVGDDEDYHFAFKEKKGVIHIPTELPALEEAFEKYGNNLICFIVEPLLQGAGGMQMYDISFLKRARELCDQYDVILIFDEVATGFGRTGNRFVADLVLPDILVLGKALTGGYIGHAVTVANHKIYNGFYSDDPTHALMHGPTFMGNALACTVALKSIELFEKEDYMSKIKKIAEITKREMQEFTDPRIKEVRMMGGCVCIEVYDSNTLNGFQEFAYRHGVFSRPFLTYLYAMVPYIIQEDELVHVLEVMKAWFRR from the coding sequence GTGATTTGGTATCCTTATGAACAGATGAAAACGATGAAGCCGCCAATCAAAGTTGAAAATGCAAAGGGGGTTTATCTTTACACGAAAGATCAAAAGCTGATTGACTCCGTGTCTTCGTGGTGGAGCGTGATCCATGGATACAGCCACCCTGTGCTGAATGAAGCGATAAAATCCCAGGTAGATAAATTCTCTCATGTCATGCTTGGCGGGCTTACCCATGAGCCTGTGCTTAAACTTTCTCAAAAGCTTCAGGAGTGGCTGCCGGGCGGTTTAGACTACTGCTTTTTCTCCGACTCAGGCAGTGTGGCAGTGGAAGTTGCCCTAAAAATGGCGATTCAGTTCAACTCCAACCGTGAGAGTGACAGAAAAGCCGTCCTTGCGCTTGACAAGAACTGGAAAAGATCCGAGCGGGAGCTTGCCGGCGGCAAAAGGAATACGATCCTTGCCCTGAACCATGCCTATCACGGCGATACGTTCATGGCTATGAAGGTCGGCGACGATGAAGACTATCATTTTGCTTTTAAAGAGAAAAAAGGCGTAATCCATATCCCAACGGAGCTGCCTGCCCTTGAGGAAGCATTTGAAAAGTACGGCAATAATCTGATATGCTTCATTGTCGAACCGCTTTTACAGGGTGCGGGTGGAATGCAGATGTATGATATTTCCTTTCTGAAGCGTGCACGGGAACTCTGTGATCAATACGATGTTATCCTCATTTTCGATGAAGTTGCCACAGGTTTCGGCCGCACTGGCAACCGTTTTGTCGCGGACCTCGTTCTTCCTGACATTCTGGTATTGGGGAAAGCGCTTACCGGCGGCTACATCGGCCATGCGGTTACGGTTGCCAACCATAAAATCTATAACGGATTTTACAGCGATGATCCGACTCATGCGCTTATGCACGGGCCTACCTTCATGGGCAACGCCCTCGCATGCACGGTGGCCTTAAAATCCATTGAACTCTTCGAGAAAGAAGATTATATGTCTAAAATCAAAAAAATTGCGGAAATCACCAAACGGGAAATGCAGGAATTTACCGACCCAAGGATTAAGGAAGTCCGCATGATGGGCGGGTGTGTCTGCATTGAAGTCTACGATTCCAATACATTAAACGGCTTTCAGGAATTTGCTTATCGGCACGGTGTGTTCAGCCGCCCGTTTCTGACCTACCTGTACGCGATGGTTCCCTATATTATTCAGGAAGATGAACTGGTCCATGTCTTGGAAGTGATGAAAGCATGGTTTCGGCGCTGA
- a CDS encoding protein of unknown function (Evidence 5 : Unknown function) — protein sequence MLRGKNADDSKFGACVTGIAYFN from the coding sequence GTGCTGCGGGGAAAAAATGCAGACGATTCGAAATTCGGCGCCTGTGTTACCGGAATAGCCTATTTTAATTAG
- the bioY gene encoding putative biotin transporter BioY (Evidence 3 : Putative function from multiple computational evidences), with amino-acid sequence MTNKLSVPDMALCALFTALITVGAYIHISLLFGDYYTLQLLFVLLAGLLLGAKRGTISTAVYVALGLFGLPVFAGGGGPGYVLNPSFGYLPGFIVAAWVTGMLVKRLRTVSLKHMLIACYSALFVVYAFGLPYKYLILNFYLHTPITWAVILAACFPVDIPCDIILCFFCACLAKRLYPITNRFLGAVPAK; translated from the coding sequence TTGACAAATAAACTTTCTGTCCCGGATATGGCGCTTTGCGCTCTGTTTACAGCACTGATCACGGTTGGGGCCTATATTCATATTTCCCTGCTGTTCGGCGATTATTATACGCTTCAATTGCTTTTTGTGCTCTTGGCAGGGCTGCTTCTGGGGGCAAAACGGGGTACCATTTCCACCGCCGTATATGTAGCGCTTGGGCTGTTCGGGCTGCCTGTTTTTGCCGGCGGAGGCGGACCCGGTTACGTTTTAAACCCCAGTTTTGGTTATCTGCCGGGTTTTATTGTCGCGGCTTGGGTTACCGGCATGCTGGTAAAGCGGCTGCGAACGGTCAGTTTAAAGCATATGCTGATTGCCTGCTATTCCGCGTTGTTCGTCGTCTATGCGTTCGGGCTGCCCTACAAGTATCTCATTTTGAATTTTTATCTGCACACGCCGATAACGTGGGCCGTCATTTTGGCCGCCTGTTTCCCGGTCGATATCCCGTGCGATATCATCCTGTGCTTTTTCTGCGCCTGTCTGGCAAAAAGGCTGTATCCCATTACAAACAGGTTTTTGGGGGCAGTACCGGCAAAATAA